The nucleotide window ACCTGCACACCGTATTCGTCTTCCAGATCTTTTGCGACCTGTTTTTTCATTTGGACAGCCATCTGTTCTAAAATATATGCACGTTGTGAAGCTTGTATTTCTTTTTTCTTCTGATCTATTACATTTTCTATATTTTTTTTTGATGCAGAAGTGTTAAAGCCGGCAATGACCTCTTGTACATCTGTGCGCAGTAATTTAAAAATAGGTGTAAGAATTAGTACGATGAGCAATAAACTCACCACAAACTTAACATATTTTTGTAAGCCCGAATTTGGAAGCAACATGTGAAGTACGGTTGCCAGTAGCAAAAAAACGATAATAGTTCGGATCCACTCTGTAATATAGGCCACGATATCCCTCCTATCGCATCATCAGCGTGACATTACCAGCTGCGACGATAATGGTGATACTCAGAAAAAACATTAGGGAAACAATCGCCAAACATGCAAATACATAAATAATACTTTTTCCGATAATATCCAAACATTGGATGATCGAACCGCTACCTACAGGCTGTAAAATTGCAGCTGCAAATTTATAAATAAACGCAATCGTAAAGATTTTAATCGCTGGAAAAATAACAATTAACAATAGAATGATAACCCCCGCGATTCCTACTGTATTCTTCAGCAGTGCGGAAGCAGTCACAACAGTATCAGCAGCCTCCGTAAACATACGTCCAACTACTGGAATAAAATTCCCTGTAACAAACTTAGCTGTCTTCACCGCAACACCATCGGCCACCGCCGTGGCAGTTCCTTGTACGGACAAAACCCCAAGAAAAACTGTTAAAAAGATTCCTATCAATCCTACGCTCACATTTTGAAACAACTTCGCCAATTTTGTTACCTTGTATTGATCGCTCATTGTACTTACAATACTTAAAATGGTTGCCAAAAATAAAAGAGGCAGTACAACATAATTCATAAGCACACCACTCGTATTCATCAAAAATACGATAATCGGGTGAAAGAAAGATACGGACACAATACCGCCGCCTGCAGCAATCAATCCTAATAAAATTGGTAGCAATGCCAGAATAAAGTCGATCATCATTTGAATCGTTTCTTTAGCATACGTTGTGACGACATAAAAGCTGTTAAGTGCAAAAATCATCAGCACCATATAAACGACCGCATCAGCAATTTTCCCCACATTACTTTTATCAAATGCAGATTGCAGCGATTGTAGCAGCGCACTGAAGATTGTTAGCATAATTAAAGTACCAAGCAGTTTGCCGTTTGCAATTAACTCATGAAATAAATAAGAAAGAAACCCACCAACCCACGCTTCTAATGACAGTTGTTTCTCTCCCTTAACAAACTCCATAAAACTTCCCTTTTGACTTTCCGGCAAATACACACCGTATTTGCTAACAAGCTCGTCCCAGTACTGCTTAATCTCCGTTACACCAATTTGCTCTAGCTGACTATCGGCTATTTTCTGTTGCACCGGGGAGGCTTGTACAGGTACGGAACAAAAGAAAAGAAAGAAAAAGAGAAACAGCATACCTCTTTTTCGCTTCATTGTTTATCCTCCCTTTGGTAAAAAGCCTAAAATAGTTTCAATCACTACTGTTAAAATGGGGATGGCCATCACAAGAATGAGAACTTTACCAGCTAATTCAATTTTAGAGGCAATCGCTCCCTGCCCTGCATCCTTTGTAATTTGCGCACCGAATTCAGCAATGTAAGCAATACCGATAATTTTCAGCAACGTTTCGACATACACGTTATTCACATTCGCTTCGCTGGCAATGCGTTGGATCATGCCCAATATGGCCCCAATTTGATCGATTAAAAACAAAAACATCACTGCACCAACAAACACGATAAACATTGAAGTAATACTTGATTTCTGCTGATTTAATACAGCCGCTAAAAAGGTGGCAATTAATCCGAGACCTACAATTTGTAAAATTTCGATACGTAGCGCCTCCTTTACTGAAACAAAAACACACTCTTGATTTTATCGAACAAGCTATTAATTAATACTGCAACGTGGAGCAGGATAACAACAAAGCCAACTAGAATGGTCCAGTTTGCAATATCCTCTCGCTTCAGCTCTTTTAACACTGTGTGAATGAAAGCCAAGATAATACCGATGCCTGCGATTTGAAAAATAAGTCCTACTTCCATAGACATCACAATCCCCCTAGTACAATAAAATGACGATGAGAAGCCCAGCTAATATTCCCAAACTTTTCATCATT belongs to Ectobacillus sp. JY-23 and includes:
- the spoIIIAF gene encoding stage III sporulation protein AF produces the protein MAYITEWIRTIIVFLLLATVLHMLLPNSGLQKYVKFVVSLLLIVLILTPIFKLLRTDVQEVIAGFNTSASKKNIENVIDQKKKEIQASQRAYILEQMAVQMKKQVAKDLEDEYGVQVVDLRITAVSEVKSPEDIQEISVTFKEADRKISGTVEAIKRVKIDTSTPHQQTVDKQATQDIQQFLAQEWQLEENKIIVQEGGRGHERQ
- the spoIIIAE gene encoding stage III sporulation protein AE; protein product: MKRKRGMLFLFFFLFFCSVPVQASPVQQKIADSQLEQIGVTEIKQYWDELVSKYGVYLPESQKGSFMEFVKGEKQLSLEAWVGGFLSYLFHELIANGKLLGTLIMLTIFSALLQSLQSAFDKSNVGKIADAVVYMVLMIFALNSFYVVTTYAKETIQMMIDFILALLPILLGLIAAGGGIVSVSFFHPIIVFLMNTSGVLMNYVVLPLLFLATILSIVSTMSDQYKVTKLAKLFQNVSVGLIGIFLTVFLGVLSVQGTATAVADGVAVKTAKFVTGNFIPVVGRMFTEAADTVVTASALLKNTVGIAGVIILLLIVIFPAIKIFTIAFIYKFAAAILQPVGSGSIIQCLDIIGKSIIYVFACLAIVSLMFFLSITIIVAAGNVTLMMR
- the spoIIIAD gene encoding stage III sporulation protein AD, producing the protein MLQIVGLGLIATFLAAVLNQQKSSITSMFIVFVGAVMFLFLIDQIGAILGMIQRIASEANVNNVYVETLLKIIGIAYIAEFGAQITKDAGQGAIASKIELAGKVLILVMAIPILTVVIETILGFLPKGG
- the spoIIIAC gene encoding stage III sporulation protein AC — its product is MSMEVGLIFQIAGIGIILAFIHTVLKELKREDIANWTILVGFVVILLHVAVLINSLFDKIKSVFLFQ